A window of Paraburkholderia bryophila contains these coding sequences:
- a CDS encoding nucleotidyltransferase family protein — MEYDLVQLAQRNQWNKLILDRASQLGFSDWWLTAGCIAQSIWNLASGRDVHAGIRDYDLFYYDPDTSWEAEDAVIAKTRSLFADIPVEVQIRNQARVPVWYQNKFGIPFGAVSRASDGIDRFPCATVAVGIRRHEEVYEIYSPFGLRNLFDGRLKPNRRLPIPDVYAEKTERWLREWPHLLRDSW, encoded by the coding sequence TTGGAGTACGATCTTGTACAACTCGCACAAAGGAATCAGTGGAACAAGCTGATTCTGGATCGAGCATCACAGCTTGGGTTTTCTGATTGGTGGCTGACCGCCGGTTGTATCGCACAGTCGATATGGAATCTGGCTTCCGGTCGTGACGTTCACGCGGGCATCCGGGACTACGATCTCTTCTACTACGACCCAGACACGTCATGGGAGGCGGAAGACGCCGTGATTGCAAAAACCCGGAGCCTGTTTGCGGATATCCCCGTCGAAGTGCAAATTCGCAACCAGGCTCGCGTACCGGTCTGGTACCAGAACAAATTTGGAATTCCGTTCGGTGCGGTAAGCCGTGCGTCGGATGGGATCGATCGATTTCCATGTGCGACGGTTGCAGTGGGTATTCGACGCCACGAAGAGGTCTATGAGATTTACTCGCCGTTTGGTTTGCGAAACCTTTTTGACGGACGCTTGAAGCCGAACAGGCGACTGCCCATACCAGATGTGTACGCCGAGAAAACCGAGCGTTGGCTGCGGGAGTGGCCGCATCTGTTGCGAGACTCCTGGTAG
- a CDS encoding nuclear transport factor 2 family protein has translation MEKLVSTFIQTANSFDVEGAVALFTSDAVIDDVSVGDSFLGTEGIRRYFEQFFVGYKTASRLLSLEQLDDFTAVARLDFTGDFGHEIGTLKIRTNSDGLIERIDADLE, from the coding sequence GTGGAGAAGCTCGTATCGACATTCATCCAGACCGCCAATTCCTTCGACGTTGAGGGCGCGGTGGCTCTCTTCACGTCCGATGCAGTTATCGACGACGTTTCAGTTGGCGACAGCTTTCTTGGCACCGAAGGTATTCGCCGTTACTTCGAGCAGTTCTTCGTTGGCTATAAAACGGCCAGCAGGCTTCTGTCGCTCGAGCAACTGGACGACTTCACTGCCGTTGCTCGCCTCGATTTCACAGGCGACTTTGGTCACGAGATCGGGACTCTGAAGATCAGGACTAACTCTGATGGTCTTATAGAACGCATCGACGCAGATCTCGAATAA
- a CDS encoding helix-turn-helix transcriptional regulator translates to MTRSERLLNLLQLLRRYRRPVSAQVLADELGVSIRTLYRDIASLQAQGAMIEGEPGVGYVMKPGFMLPPMMFSSEELDALVLGMRWVADRCDKTLSAGALSTLAKVAAVLPTELRRELEESSLLVGAPLKRPAHKVSTDLLRAAVRAEQKLNITYVDGAGIHSQRVVWPFALVYFDQARVLMCWCELRADFRNFRSDRISAVEQIEERYPKRRSTLLREWRKANDAASRTILPESDSVGY, encoded by the coding sequence ATGACCCGCTCCGAACGCCTCCTTAACCTCTTGCAACTGTTGCGGCGTTATCGACGCCCCGTGAGCGCTCAGGTATTGGCCGATGAACTCGGTGTGAGCATCCGCACGCTGTATCGGGACATCGCCAGTTTGCAAGCGCAAGGCGCGATGATCGAAGGAGAACCGGGCGTGGGCTATGTGATGAAACCGGGCTTCATGCTGCCGCCCATGATGTTCAGCTCGGAGGAACTCGACGCGCTGGTTCTTGGCATGCGCTGGGTCGCGGATCGCTGCGACAAGACGTTGTCGGCCGGCGCGCTGAGCACGCTGGCGAAGGTCGCCGCGGTACTGCCTACGGAACTGCGTCGCGAGTTGGAGGAGTCGTCGCTGCTAGTGGGCGCGCCGTTGAAAAGACCTGCCCACAAAGTCTCGACCGATCTTCTACGTGCCGCAGTCCGCGCAGAGCAAAAGCTCAATATCACTTATGTGGACGGCGCTGGCATTCACTCACAACGAGTAGTTTGGCCCTTTGCATTGGTCTATTTCGACCAGGCCCGAGTGTTGATGTGCTGGTGCGAGCTTCGGGCAGACTTTCGGAATTTCCGCTCGGACCGGATTTCGGCCGTCGAGCAAATCGAGGAGCGCTACCCGAAAAGACGATCGACGCTGCTTCGCGAATGGCGAAAGGCCAATGATGCGGCGAGCCGCACGATACTGCCAGAATCTGACAGTGTCGGCTATTAA
- a CDS encoding NAD(P)-dependent oxidoreductase: protein MKVLVLGATGGTGRLIVSDTVAKGHSVVALVRSTAGANLPGAELIEGDPRNEITLERVLDGCDAVVSALGTGMGLRKVSLLTEATRALVSAMTRSGVRRLVCVSALGVGDSRGHGGFVFDRLFQPLLLSHAYKDKHRQEAAIRASSLDWVIVRPGMLTDDPAHGNVRAVVDLAGINGGKIARADVARFVVDQLTSDTWLRRAPVILW from the coding sequence ATGAAGGTTCTTGTTTTAGGTGCAACGGGCGGAACGGGACGGCTTATCGTCAGCGACACCGTGGCGAAAGGCCATTCCGTCGTGGCGCTGGTTCGCTCGACGGCAGGCGCCAATCTGCCGGGAGCCGAATTGATTGAGGGCGATCCCCGCAACGAGATCACCCTCGAGCGCGTCCTGGACGGCTGTGATGCAGTCGTCAGCGCGTTGGGGACCGGCATGGGCCTTCGCAAGGTCAGCCTGCTGACTGAAGCGACACGCGCGCTGGTTTCGGCGATGACGCGCAGCGGCGTGCGCCGCCTGGTCTGCGTCTCCGCTCTGGGGGTCGGGGACAGCCGCGGCCACGGCGGCTTCGTGTTCGACCGGCTCTTCCAGCCCTTGCTGCTCAGCCACGCTTACAAGGACAAGCACCGTCAGGAAGCGGCGATCCGCGCCAGCTCACTCGATTGGGTCATCGTCCGGCCCGGCATGCTCACCGACGACCCAGCTCATGGCAACGTCAGGGCAGTCGTCGACCTCGCAGGCATCAATGGCGGCAAGATAGCTCGCGCCGATGTCGCCCGGTTCGTTGTCGACCAACTGACGAGCGATACCTGGTTGAGGCGAGCACCGGTCATTTTGTGGTGA
- a CDS encoding MFS transporter, translating into MSIPANALNAASLHSDPHSYAARNGAYWQRNLAVCVFGSFTTLVSLSMLLPFLPLYVEQLGIHSPGAIVQWSGVAFGATFFGTAITAPLWGRLAGRYGRKPMLVRAAIGMAVVMSLIGLAHNVTELVVLRLAAGLIGGYASASIVMIGTQVPRERAGWALGVLSTGALAGNLIGPLVGGFLPTWVGIRGTFFVGGAMIAVAAVATILLVRENFNSTVDAKAKPVAKEQSGVKPNRAVIPALLVTAMMVLLANMSIEPIITVYIGGLGVPHADLARVAGIVMACSAFGSMLTASRLGALADRVGSWNVIIGCLIATALVMLPQAFVTHWWQLAALRGIMGMTIAGLLPSIAKLVRHSVDEQSSGTTLGYLQSAQFTGQVVGPLIGGSIGAHIGLQPVFFVTASLLVLCAGLNQWMRSRAA; encoded by the coding sequence ATGTCCATCCCCGCCAACGCCCTCAACGCAGCGTCGTTGCATTCGGATCCCCACAGTTACGCGGCGCGCAACGGCGCCTACTGGCAACGCAATCTGGCGGTCTGCGTGTTTGGGTCGTTCACGACGCTGGTGAGCTTGAGCATGCTGCTGCCGTTTCTGCCGCTGTACGTCGAGCAGCTCGGCATCCATTCGCCGGGCGCGATCGTCCAGTGGTCGGGCGTGGCATTCGGCGCGACGTTTTTCGGCACCGCGATCACCGCGCCACTTTGGGGGCGTCTCGCCGGTCGCTATGGCCGCAAGCCGATGCTGGTGCGCGCGGCGATCGGCATGGCGGTCGTGATGTCGTTGATCGGCCTCGCCCACAACGTGACGGAGCTCGTCGTGTTGCGTCTCGCGGCCGGGTTGATCGGTGGGTACGCGTCGGCATCGATCGTCATGATCGGAACCCAGGTGCCGCGGGAGCGCGCCGGCTGGGCGCTCGGTGTGCTGTCGACGGGGGCATTGGCCGGCAATCTGATCGGGCCGCTGGTGGGCGGCTTTCTGCCGACGTGGGTGGGAATTCGCGGCACGTTCTTCGTCGGCGGCGCGATGATCGCCGTGGCGGCCGTCGCGACGATCTTGCTGGTACGCGAAAATTTCAACAGCACGGTCGACGCAAAAGCAAAACCGGTGGCGAAAGAACAGTCCGGCGTGAAGCCGAATCGCGCGGTGATACCGGCGCTGCTCGTCACGGCGATGATGGTCCTGCTCGCCAATATGTCCATTGAACCGATCATCACGGTGTATATCGGCGGCTTGGGTGTGCCGCATGCGGATCTCGCGCGCGTGGCCGGCATCGTGATGGCGTGCTCGGCGTTCGGCAGCATGCTGACCGCGTCGCGGCTTGGGGCGCTCGCGGACCGGGTCGGTAGCTGGAATGTGATTATCGGCTGCCTGATCGCCACGGCGCTGGTCATGTTGCCGCAAGCGTTCGTGACGCACTGGTGGCAATTGGCCGCGCTGCGCGGAATCATGGGCATGACGATCGCCGGCCTGTTGCCTTCCATCGCGAAACTGGTGCGCCATTCGGTCGACGAACAAAGCTCCGGCACGACCTTGGGCTATCTGCAATCGGCGCAATTCACCGGGCAAGTCGTCGGGCCGTTGATTGGCGGAAGTATTGGCGCGCACATCGGCCTGCAACCGGTATTTTTCGTGACCGCTTCGCTGCTCGTTCTGTGCGCGGGCCTCAATCAGTGGATGCGCAGCCGCGCGGCATGA
- a CDS encoding SDR family NAD(P)-dependent oxidoreductase: MKTPRPVALVTGSTSGIGAAIARRLSQDGFSVVVHSRGSVEAGHALANELESARYVQADLAHDADRVRLVRQAIDAWGQLDVLVNNAGISRVIPHADLAAATPAIWQELHEVNVVAPFRLVAEAESALRAAAQRGRAGCVVNVSSHAGVRPKGASIPYAASKAALNHMTRLLALSLGPEIRVNAVAPGLVDTPLTADWTQAQQLWKERAPMRRAASPEDIAQAVAMLVASDYLTGEILLSDGGLNLT, from the coding sequence ATGAAAACGCCACGCCCCGTTGCGCTTGTCACCGGCTCGACCTCGGGTATCGGCGCTGCCATTGCGCGACGGCTCTCGCAAGACGGTTTCTCCGTGGTCGTGCATTCGCGCGGTTCGGTGGAGGCGGGCCATGCTCTCGCGAACGAGCTCGAATCCGCCCGCTACGTTCAGGCCGATCTGGCTCACGACGCCGACAGAGTGAGACTCGTCCGGCAAGCCATCGACGCCTGGGGACAGCTCGACGTCCTGGTGAACAACGCGGGGATCAGCCGCGTGATTCCGCACGCGGACCTGGCCGCCGCGACGCCCGCCATCTGGCAGGAACTGCACGAAGTCAACGTCGTGGCGCCGTTCCGGCTGGTGGCCGAGGCGGAGTCGGCATTGCGCGCGGCGGCTCAGCGCGGTCGCGCCGGCTGCGTGGTGAATGTGAGTTCACATGCCGGCGTGCGTCCCAAGGGCGCCTCGATTCCGTATGCCGCGAGTAAGGCCGCGTTGAACCACATGACCCGCTTGCTCGCGCTCTCATTGGGTCCGGAGATTCGCGTGAACGCGGTCGCGCCGGGTCTCGTCGATACACCGCTGACGGCCGACTGGACACAGGCGCAACAACTCTGGAAAGAACGCGCGCCAATGCGTCGAGCCGCCAGCCCCGAGGACATCGCCCAGGCCGTCGCCATGCTGGTGGCGTCGGACTACCTGACGGGCGAGATTCTGCTGTCGGACGGCGGGTTGAATCTCACATAG
- a CDS encoding GNAT family N-acetyltransferase: MPKHSIHLTDSPQSGDIESISRSLNEFNIQKTGIDDVRPIAVLIKDPETGKVIGGLTGRTSLGLLFVDLFYIPPSLRGEGLGSRILAEAEAEAIERGCRGAVLYTINFQAPEFYLRHGWRVFGDVPCEPAGSSRVFMRKDLV; encoded by the coding sequence ATGCCCAAGCATTCCATCCACTTGACTGACTCGCCTCAATCCGGCGACATCGAATCGATCTCTCGCAGTCTCAACGAATTCAACATCCAGAAGACCGGTATCGACGACGTTCGTCCGATCGCCGTGCTCATCAAGGACCCTGAAACCGGCAAGGTAATCGGTGGATTGACGGGAAGAACCTCGTTGGGATTGCTCTTCGTCGATCTCTTTTATATTCCGCCGTCTCTGCGCGGTGAAGGCCTGGGCAGCCGGATTCTGGCCGAAGCGGAAGCTGAGGCCATCGAGCGCGGTTGCCGGGGCGCGGTGCTTTATACAATCAACTTTCAGGCGCCGGAATTCTACTTGCGGCATGGCTGGCGAGTGTTCGGCGACGTGCCCTGCGAGCCGGCCGGCAGTAGTCGCGTGTTCATGAGAAAAGATCTGGTTTGA
- a CDS encoding ankyrin repeat domain-containing protein, whose product MNTLPPKANLDHLKKQAKELLRLYRNGNPAAIARFVLHLPAAARRTEKELLALQLRLHDAQSCIAREYGFSSWADLAAYVEASAFAYQEQAVLIRRWLSLAYGGDVTGSYDAARPRVAAQLLREHADLLTSDPYAACAMGRLDVISRTTTADPDWINRAGGALKLPPLVAVTHSCLGRLPEFAAGLRECAMHLLRTGANPNQRIGNRLPPASLATPDDKEPLSALYGAAGVLRDPLLTEMLLTAGADPDDGESLYHSLENPDCTRLLLQHGARVAGTNAIWRALDMPEPAALELLLAHGGDANEPAGPGVTHTWRTPLLRAIAVRRSRGHIAALLAAGADATARTGAGISAYRLATQVGLPEVTELLRAHGVQEDLTADDDFIAACGRADATEARRIQARHPTLPGSLSDDQLRLMPDAAAWGSSAAVKVMVELGWPIAARGGDWDATALNHAVFHGDAELTAFLLAHGASWRERHGYGDDVLGTLSWASLGEPGGSDNPDWIGCARALKAHGLPPVEQDPADPERLIVEGRVRRFSDAVTEVLLGDSGATPESS is encoded by the coding sequence ATGAACACGTTGCCTCCCAAGGCCAATCTTGACCATTTGAAGAAGCAGGCGAAAGAGCTGTTGCGGCTCTACCGCAACGGTAACCCCGCCGCGATCGCACGCTTCGTCCTTCATCTTCCCGCCGCCGCGCGCCGCACGGAGAAAGAACTGCTGGCGCTTCAGCTTCGCCTGCACGATGCGCAGTCCTGTATCGCGCGCGAGTATGGTTTTTCTTCCTGGGCGGATCTTGCCGCGTATGTCGAGGCCAGCGCTTTCGCGTATCAAGAACAGGCCGTGCTGATACGCCGCTGGCTGAGCCTGGCCTACGGCGGCGACGTGACCGGCAGCTACGACGCGGCACGGCCACGCGTCGCTGCCCAACTCTTACGGGAACACGCCGACCTTCTCACCAGCGACCCCTACGCGGCCTGCGCAATGGGACGTCTCGACGTGATCTCGCGGACGACAACCGCCGATCCGGATTGGATCAACCGCGCGGGCGGCGCGCTCAAGCTTCCGCCGCTCGTCGCGGTGACTCACTCATGCCTGGGACGGTTGCCGGAATTCGCCGCAGGATTACGCGAATGTGCAATGCATCTTTTGCGCACTGGGGCTAATCCAAACCAGCGCATCGGCAATCGCTTGCCACCGGCTTCCCTCGCGACGCCTGACGACAAGGAACCCCTATCGGCCCTTTACGGCGCGGCCGGCGTGCTCCGCGATCCGCTTCTCACCGAGATGCTTCTCACGGCCGGCGCCGATCCCGACGACGGTGAGTCGCTCTATCACTCGCTGGAAAATCCCGACTGCACGCGCCTGCTGCTTCAGCATGGCGCGCGTGTCGCCGGCACGAATGCGATATGGCGCGCGCTCGACATGCCGGAACCGGCCGCGCTCGAACTTCTGCTGGCTCACGGCGGCGACGCCAACGAGCCGGCTGGACCGGGCGTCACCCACACCTGGCGAACGCCGCTGCTGCGTGCGATCGCGGTGCGCCGATCACGCGGACATATTGCCGCGTTGCTGGCGGCCGGCGCCGATGCGACGGCGCGAACGGGCGCCGGCATCAGTGCTTACCGACTGGCGACGCAAGTGGGTCTACCGGAGGTCACCGAGTTGCTACGCGCCCATGGCGTGCAGGAAGACCTCACCGCCGATGACGACTTCATCGCCGCCTGTGGCCGCGCCGACGCGACCGAGGCGCGCCGCATTCAGGCACGCCATCCCACGCTGCCGGGCTCGCTGTCGGACGACCAGCTTCGGTTAATGCCCGACGCCGCGGCATGGGGATCCAGCGCAGCGGTCAAGGTCATGGTCGAACTCGGCTGGCCGATCGCGGCGCGCGGAGGAGACTGGGACGCAACGGCGCTCAACCACGCCGTCTTTCACGGCGACGCGGAGCTGACCGCCTTTCTGCTCGCGCATGGAGCGAGCTGGCGAGAGCGCCACGGCTATGGCGACGACGTACTCGGCACGCTGTCCTGGGCTTCGCTGGGCGAGCCGGGCGGGTCGGACAATCCGGATTGGATCGGCTGTGCCCGCGCGCTGAAGGCTCATGGCCTGCCTCCCGTGGAGCAGGATCCGGCGGATCCGGAGCGGCTCATCGTCGAAGGTCGGGTGAGGCGGTTTTCCGACGCGGTGACGGAGGTCTTGCTGGGCGACAGCGGCGCGACGCCTGAATCGAGCTGA
- a CDS encoding AraC family transcriptional regulator, translating into MEQQLQELRALASRAENRRTETGIPRVAMVQGEIPEHLLAAVYDPMINLILTGSKTMTVGDRIFHYDPATYFVMSVDLPAVGSVHPAMTGEPYLAVSLTLDPAIIATLIRDVPVAVCSTLFGSGFSVAPVNGELLDAWIRMLRLIERPDEIAVLAPAYEREILFRVLQGPLGGMLWDIASPDTALSRIGVAIDWIRRNFTEQIRVEALAGMAALSVSAFHRHFKAVTALSPLQYQKRIRLLHARSQLISGQGSATSIAFSVGYESPNQFSREYARLFGLPPSRDLARATQELRRA; encoded by the coding sequence ATGGAACAGCAACTGCAAGAACTGAGAGCACTGGCCTCCCGGGCCGAAAACCGGCGTACGGAAACCGGTATCCCGCGTGTCGCCATGGTCCAGGGTGAAATCCCGGAACACCTGCTCGCCGCCGTCTACGATCCCATGATCAACCTGATCCTGACGGGATCCAAGACGATGACGGTCGGCGACCGGATCTTTCACTATGACCCGGCGACCTACTTCGTCATGTCCGTGGATCTTCCGGCCGTCGGGTCCGTGCATCCGGCCATGACAGGCGAACCGTATCTTGCGGTCAGCCTGACTCTCGACCCCGCGATCATCGCGACGCTTATCCGCGACGTGCCGGTGGCGGTCTGTAGCACGCTGTTCGGTTCAGGATTCTCGGTTGCGCCCGTCAATGGCGAACTGCTCGACGCCTGGATTCGGATGCTCCGGCTGATCGAGCGACCGGACGAGATCGCGGTGCTCGCTCCCGCTTATGAGCGGGAGATTTTGTTCCGCGTGCTTCAGGGGCCGCTCGGCGGGATGCTATGGGACATTGCATCGCCGGACACGGCGCTTTCGCGTATTGGTGTCGCAATCGACTGGATACGTCGAAACTTTACCGAGCAGATCAGGGTGGAGGCGCTGGCCGGGATGGCGGCGCTAAGCGTTTCGGCATTCCATCGCCATTTCAAGGCGGTGACGGCATTGAGCCCGTTGCAGTATCAGAAGCGTATCCGCTTGTTGCACGCGCGCTCGCAACTGATCTCCGGTCAGGGAAGCGCGACGTCGATCGCATTCAGCGTCGGCTACGAAAGCCCGAACCAGTTCAGCCGGGAATATGCTCGGCTTTTCGGGCTACCGCCCTCCAGAGATCTTGCGAGAGCCACGCAGGAACTCCGGCGCGCATAG
- a CDS encoding winged helix-turn-helix transcriptional regulator: MSTALSAIERFSRYQSDDAQSVEPVHCPVRDVLDCIGDKWSILMIMTLATRPHRFSELRRAIRDISKRMLTQTLRDLERDGLITRHVFPTKPPSVEYRLAPLGQTLLEPMANLIDWADRRYSEIHAARASYDGAPGDVPR, encoded by the coding sequence ATGAGCACCGCATTGAGCGCGATCGAGCGATTCAGCCGATATCAGTCGGACGACGCACAGTCGGTAGAGCCCGTACATTGCCCCGTGCGCGACGTGCTCGACTGCATCGGCGACAAGTGGAGCATCCTCATGATCATGACCCTCGCGACGCGACCGCATCGCTTCAGCGAGCTTCGCCGCGCGATCCGCGACATCTCCAAGCGCATGCTGACCCAGACCCTGCGCGATCTGGAGCGCGACGGACTGATCACCCGCCACGTCTTTCCAACCAAGCCGCCGAGCGTCGAATATCGTCTGGCCCCGCTGGGCCAAACCCTGCTGGAGCCGATGGCGAACCTTATCGATTGGGCCGACCGTCGCTATTCCGAGATCCATGCCGCGCGCGCCTCCTATGACGGCGCACCTGGTGACGTTCCGCGCTAG
- a CDS encoding VOC family protein — protein sequence MKFASVRVVTQNFEGLIEFYQRLSGIEAVRPADGFAEMRFEGAVLAISSEHLIQRFNAGAAIAAANQSAILEFEVTDVDAVFERMNALGTPIVMPTTLMPWGNRSLLLRDPDGNLVNVFSRA from the coding sequence ATGAAGTTCGCCTCTGTTCGTGTCGTCACCCAGAATTTCGAAGGGCTGATCGAGTTTTATCAAAGGCTTTCCGGTATCGAGGCCGTACGGCCGGCCGATGGATTTGCCGAAATGCGATTCGAAGGGGCAGTGCTTGCGATTTCGTCCGAGCATCTGATCCAGCGCTTTAATGCCGGTGCGGCCATTGCGGCTGCGAATCAGTCGGCGATTCTGGAATTCGAAGTGACGGACGTCGACGCCGTGTTCGAACGGATGAATGCGTTGGGGACACCCATTGTTATGCCGACGACGTTGATGCCCTGGGGAAATCGCTCGCTCCTGTTGCGTGACCCGGATGGGAATCTCGTCAATGTATTTTCTCGGGCTTAA
- a CDS encoding methyl-accepting chemotaxis protein, translating to MNRLSLNTKLWLALLITWLGLLLLGGWAAWQSRSTMLSDRKAAVQNVVESAYGIVADYARLADQHELTLDQAKQQAMARLSVMRYPGNGYMIITTATPVVIMHPTLADLRNKDVTHYADTDGKLLFVDMVKVAQAQGQGFVDYMARLPGKTEHVPKISFVKRFEPWDWYLISGVYVDDINTAFRNALLGYLLTILVTGSFSTIALVLIIRNVKRSLGGEPAYAAQVAETIADGDLSRTVSIGKDDQQSMLFAMQRMQHRLADTIRRIRGGTETITVAAEEIAAGNLDLSARTEQQASSLGETAASMEQLTATVKQNADNAVQANQMARNASKLAGDGGHVVQEVVANMQNIATSSARVVDIIAVIESIAFQTNILALNAAVEAARAGEEGRGFAVVAGEVRNLARRSSDAAKEIKSLIEDSVERVNDGKALVEKAGGTMHSLVDAVKRVTDIISEISAASEEQSRGIEQVNVAIAQMDETTQQNAAMVEQAAAAAQSMQEQAQMLRDVVNVFRLQGATA from the coding sequence GTGAATCGACTTAGCTTGAATACGAAATTGTGGCTGGCCTTGTTGATCACGTGGCTCGGTCTGCTGCTTCTAGGCGGTTGGGCGGCGTGGCAATCGCGCAGCACCATGCTGTCGGATCGCAAGGCGGCGGTGCAGAACGTCGTCGAATCCGCGTACGGCATCGTGGCCGATTACGCCAGGTTGGCCGACCAGCACGAACTCACGCTGGATCAGGCGAAACAGCAGGCCATGGCGCGCCTGTCGGTGATGCGCTATCCGGGCAATGGTTACATGATCATTACGACGGCGACGCCGGTCGTCATCATGCATCCGACGCTCGCGGATCTGCGCAACAAAGACGTTACCCATTACGCGGATACCGACGGCAAGCTGTTGTTCGTCGACATGGTCAAAGTCGCTCAGGCTCAAGGGCAAGGTTTCGTCGACTATATGGCGCGACTGCCGGGCAAAACAGAGCACGTGCCGAAGATCAGCTTCGTCAAACGCTTCGAACCGTGGGACTGGTATCTGATTTCAGGCGTCTACGTGGACGACATCAACACGGCGTTCCGCAACGCGCTGCTGGGTTATCTGCTCACCATTCTTGTGACAGGCAGCTTCAGCACGATCGCGCTCGTGCTGATCATTCGCAATGTGAAGCGCAGTCTTGGCGGTGAACCGGCCTACGCGGCGCAGGTGGCGGAAACCATCGCCGACGGCGATCTGTCGCGCACGGTTTCGATTGGCAAGGACGATCAGCAAAGCATGCTGTTCGCGATGCAGCGCATGCAGCACCGTCTCGCCGATACGATCCGGCGTATTCGCGGCGGCACCGAAACGATTACGGTAGCGGCCGAAGAAATCGCGGCCGGCAATCTCGACCTGTCGGCGCGTACCGAACAGCAGGCCTCTTCGCTAGGCGAAACCGCGGCCAGCATGGAGCAACTCACCGCGACCGTGAAGCAGAACGCCGACAATGCCGTGCAGGCCAACCAGATGGCGCGCAACGCGTCGAAGCTGGCCGGCGACGGCGGCCATGTCGTGCAGGAGGTCGTCGCGAACATGCAGAACATCGCGACGAGCTCGGCGCGTGTGGTCGACATCATCGCGGTGATCGAAAGCATCGCGTTTCAGACCAATATTCTCGCGTTGAATGCGGCCGTCGAGGCGGCGCGCGCGGGCGAAGAAGGGCGCGGTTTCGCGGTGGTGGCGGGCGAAGTGCGCAATCTCGCGCGCCGCAGTTCCGACGCGGCGAAAGAGATCAAGAGCCTGATCGAGGACTCGGTGGAGCGCGTCAACGACGGCAAGGCGCTCGTCGAGAAAGCGGGCGGCACGATGCATTCGCTGGTCGATGCCGTGAAGCGCGTGACCGATATCATCAGCGAGATTTCGGCGGCGTCGGAAGAGCAGAGCCGCGGCATCGAGCAGGTCAACGTTGCGATTGCGCAGATGGACGAGACGACCCAGCAGAATGCCGCGATGGTCGAGCAGGCCGCGGCCGCCGCGCAGTCGATGCAGGAACAGGCGCAAATGCTGCGCGATGTGGTCAACGTGTTCCGCTTGCAAGGCGCGACGGCGTGA
- a CDS encoding response regulator: MASVLLVDDDLEALAAWSACCAADGYEVTMASNGQLALARFIDFPVDIVVADWRMPVMSGSELCHQLRTRPNIPDVAFILVSGEPSPPAFVSYDGFLRKPVDGPLLLATMRRLIADHASHRQPTPSRDKPA; this comes from the coding sequence ATGGCAAGTGTTCTGCTGGTAGATGACGATCTGGAAGCGTTGGCCGCATGGAGCGCCTGCTGCGCCGCTGACGGATATGAAGTCACGATGGCGAGCAACGGCCAGTTGGCGTTGGCCCGGTTCATCGATTTCCCTGTCGATATCGTGGTGGCCGACTGGCGCATGCCGGTCATGTCGGGCAGCGAACTGTGTCACCAACTGCGCACGCGGCCGAACATACCCGACGTCGCGTTCATCCTCGTTTCCGGTGAGCCGAGTCCGCCCGCCTTCGTCAGCTATGACGGTTTCCTGCGTAAGCCGGTGGATGGTCCCCTGCTGCTCGCGACCATGCGAAGGCTGATCGCCGACCACGCGTCCCATCGACAGCCGACGCCCAGCAGAGACAAGCCGGCCTGA